CGCCGTCGATTTGCCGCTCGCTTTCATGAAGCACGACAGGCAGGACGAGGAGAAAGGGCAGCGCGGCGGCCAGCGTCGCCACGGCGATGGCGGCGAGCCTGCGGCGAACGGATAAGCGGGTGGGCACGCGCTGCCTCCTTCCAGGGCCCCGGGGCGCCGCTCCGGGCGCGGAGCGGGTGCTGGTATGTCAGCAGAACTCCGACAAAATGTAAATGGCCGTGCCGCCACCATGCCGGTCGGACATTTCCGATGCAGCCGCCGGGATCCCCTACTGGCCGCGATTCCCTACTTGCCGCCAGACACGTCCAGGAACGCCCCCGTGGAATAGGCGGCTTCGGGCGAGAAGAACCACATGATGGCGCCGGCCACTTCTTCCGCCTTGCCGCCGCGGCCCAGCGGGACGCTGTGCTTGACCCGCTCCACCCGGCCCGGCTCGCCACCGCTGGCGTGGATCTCCGTGTCGATCACGCCCGGACGCACGGCGTTCACGCGGATGCCTTCCGCGGCGACTTCGCGGGCCAGCCCGACGGTCAGGGTATCGAGCGCCCCCTTGGATGCGGCGTAATCGATGTATTCCCCGGCCGAGCCCAGGCGGGCCGCCATCGACGACACGTTGACGATGACGCCGCCCTGTCCGCCGTCGCGCGTGGACATGCGCCGCACGGCTTCGCGGCAGCAGGTGAAGGGCGCCACGACGTTCACTTCCAGGATCCGCCGCAGACGCGCCGAATCGATATCGCGCAAGGTGGCCTGCCGCTCCAGGATGCCGGCATTGTTGACCAGGCCGTCGAGCCGGCCGAAGCGCTCGTCCACCGCGGCGAACAGCGCCAGGATGTCGGATTCGACAGCCATATCGGCCCGCACCGCGATGGCCTGGCCGCCCCCCGATTCGATCTGCGCGACCACGTCCTGGGCCGCCTGCGCATTCTGTTTGTAGTTGACGCAGACGGCGTAGCCGCGCTGCGCGGCGAGCAGGGCGGTAGCGGCGCCGATGCCGCGGCTGGCGCCCGTGACGATCATGACTTTTTCCATGCGCGAGTCCCCCGTGGTGAATGACGCCGCCATGCTGACGCGTCGCGCAGGAATTGGCAACGACGGCGTGCGGCGTTACAGGGCGAAGGGGAAGGTGTCCGGCACGCCGCCGTGCGGTTCGCGCGCCAGCGGGGTGACGGCGGCGGTCTGGTCGAACCACACGTAGGCATCGTATTGGTCGGCCAGCGTGGCCTCGGCATAGTGACTGTAGAGTTCCGTATCCGGCCTGTAGATCACGCCGATATAGCGTTCGAGCCGGGGCTGTTTCAGCAGGGCGCGCAAGCCGTCATGCACCCCTTCGCGCAGATCGAGCAGGAAGCGCGGCTGCCCGGCCTGGTGCATCAGGTATTCATAGCTGTCCGGACGGGCCGGCCGCACGCGCATCAGCCGCATGGGGCCGTCCCAATCGTCGGCGGCGGCGACGGTGCCGGCATAGGTGCCGAAGCCGATCAGGGCCGCGTCGTCGCCATAGCGCTGGCGGCAAAGCTGGCCGATATTGATTTCGTCGCGCACCCGGCCCATCTCGGTGGCGGACGCATCGCCGATGTGCGAGTTATGGGCCCACACGACCGCGCGCGATTGCGGCCCTTTCGCTTCCAGCAGGTGATTCAGCGTGTCGAACATGTGCGTGTCGCGCAGATTCCAGCTTTGCGCGGGGCCCATGTACAGCGTGCGGTAATAGCGCTCCGCCGCGGCCACCAGACGGGCGTTCTGCGCCGCGTCCAGAAAGCTTTCGCCGTCCCGGCCCGCGTACTCCAGCCGCTTGTCCAACAGGTCGCGCAGTTGTTTGAGCACCGCCTCCTCGCATTGGCGGAAGCCCTGGCTTGCCATTGCCCGGGCGTAGACCGTGGGGTCCTTTTGCCAGGGCGTCAGGCAGCCGTAGCGTTCGCGCGCGATGCGCGCCGCATCCGGGTCGGTGCGGTCCAGGTAATCCAGCACGGCGCCCATCGACGCGGACATGCTGTACAGGTCCAGTCCATAGAATGCGGCCCGCTCCTGCGGTGCCAGCACGCCGTTGTAGGCGTGCAGCCATTCGACGAAGGCGGCCACGTCCGTGTTGCGCCACATCCATGTCGGAAAGCGCTGAAAGGGCGGTTCGGCGGCGCCTGTCTCCGGGCGATGGCGCACATAGCGGTCGATCGCCGCGGCGTCCGGCCAATCGGCTTCCACGGCGATGATGTCGAAGCCATGCGCCTCGACCAGCCTGCGCGTGATGGCGGCGCGCGCCCGGTAGAAGTCCGCGGTGCCATGGCTGGCCTCGCCCAGCAGGACGATGCGCTTGCCGGCGAAGCGGTCGAAGAGCGGGGCGAACAAGGGGTCGTCGATGTCGGGCAGGGCTTCGGCGGACTCCCAGATGCCTTCGGTGACGCCTTCCGGGACGGGGCCCTGCCACGAGGGCACACCGATCACCGTGGCGGGCCGGCCGCTGCCGGCGGGCGCCGGAACGCGGGCGGTTTCGCCGTCATTCGACCGCTCGGGCCGCTCGTCGGGCCAGCCCTGCTCGCCGACCAGGGGCACGAAGGCCACCGCGCCCAGGTCTTCTTCGTCGTACCTGTCCCGGTTCACCCGGGTGATCCGCACCAGCCGCTGGCGGCGCCGATCATCGGCCACCGGCATGACGATGCGTCCGCCCACGGCAAGCTGCTCGCGCCAGGCTTGCGGCACTTCGGGCCCGGCGGCGGCAGCCAGGATCGCGTCGAAAGGGGCCTCGGCCGGCAGCCCCAGCGTGCCGTCGGCCGTGTGGACGCGCACGCGTTCGTAACCTTGCGCCTGCAAGGTGGCGCGCGCCTGCGCGGCCAGTTCCGGCAGGCGTTCCACGGAATCGACGCGGTCGGCAAGCTCGGCGAGTATCGCCGCCGCATAGCCGGAACCGGTTCCGATCTCCAGTACCCGGTCCGACCGGTCCAGCCGCGCGGCCTGGGCCATCAGCGCCACGATATAGGGTTGCGAGATCGTCTGGCCGGCGTCGAGGGGCAGCGGCGCGTCGTCGTAGGCGAATTCCGCCAGCGATGCCGGCACGAAGGCGTGCCGCGGCACCCGTTCCATCGCGGCCAGCACCCTCTCGTCGTGAATCCCACGCGCGCGCACCTGGCGTTCGACCATTTTGCGGCGCTTCGTCGTCGTTTCGTCCA
The sequence above is a segment of the Bordetella genomosp. 9 genome. Coding sequences within it:
- a CDS encoding protein-L-isoaspartate(D-aspartate) O-methyltransferase gives rise to the protein MDETTTKRRKMVERQVRARGIHDERVLAAMERVPRHAFVPASLAEFAYDDAPLPLDAGQTISQPYIVALMAQAARLDRSDRVLEIGTGSGYAAAILAELADRVDSVERLPELAAQARATLQAQGYERVRVHTADGTLGLPAEAPFDAILAAAAGPEVPQAWREQLAVGGRIVMPVADDRRRQRLVRITRVNRDRYDEEDLGAVAFVPLVGEQGWPDERPERSNDGETARVPAPAGSGRPATVIGVPSWQGPVPEGVTEGIWESAEALPDIDDPLFAPLFDRFAGKRIVLLGEASHGTADFYRARAAITRRLVEAHGFDIIAVEADWPDAAAIDRYVRHRPETGAAEPPFQRFPTWMWRNTDVAAFVEWLHAYNGVLAPQERAAFYGLDLYSMSASMGAVLDYLDRTDPDAARIARERYGCLTPWQKDPTVYARAMASQGFRQCEEAVLKQLRDLLDKRLEYAGRDGESFLDAAQNARLVAAAERYYRTLYMGPAQSWNLRDTHMFDTLNHLLEAKGPQSRAVVWAHNSHIGDASATEMGRVRDEINIGQLCRQRYGDDAALIGFGTYAGTVAAADDWDGPMRLMRVRPARPDSYEYLMHQAGQPRFLLDLREGVHDGLRALLKQPRLERYIGVIYRPDTELYSHYAEATLADQYDAYVWFDQTAAVTPLAREPHGGVPDTFPFAL
- a CDS encoding SDR family oxidoreductase, whose product is MEKVMIVTGASRGIGAATALLAAQRGYAVCVNYKQNAQAAQDVVAQIESGGGQAIAVRADMAVESDILALFAAVDERFGRLDGLVNNAGILERQATLRDIDSARLRRILEVNVVAPFTCCREAVRRMSTRDGGQGGVIVNVSSMAARLGSAGEYIDYAASKGALDTLTVGLAREVAAEGIRVNAVRPGVIDTEIHASGGEPGRVERVKHSVPLGRGGKAEEVAGAIMWFFSPEAAYSTGAFLDVSGGK